In Cystobacter ferrugineus, the following proteins share a genomic window:
- a CDS encoding sporulation delaying protein family toxin, producing the protein MKRTTRLKLTSATMAFITFSTFGVGCGGPADEGTPRTSTTQQQAQRGQDLYKGMIFGIGPAAHYFDDVWQRPEIKSRVEGAELQAKREMAAERMVAKISELDPTFFDRFSNDLRSGNHLVIDQLLTETKQMTLDAANALRKDAGLPEGMDLSDTHNAQAGTWFYVETVVAAAVAAIVAVVVTQFDATPLVGDREVTPLHRDTWVDILANKRFETM; encoded by the coding sequence TTGAAGCGAACGACCCGTTTGAAGCTGACCTCGGCCACCATGGCCTTCATCACCTTCTCAACCTTCGGCGTGGGCTGCGGTGGCCCCGCGGATGAGGGAACCCCCCGGACCTCGACCACCCAGCAGCAGGCGCAGCGGGGGCAGGATCTCTACAAGGGCATGATCTTCGGCATCGGGCCCGCCGCTCATTACTTCGACGATGTCTGGCAAAGGCCGGAGATCAAGTCCCGCGTGGAGGGCGCCGAGCTGCAAGCCAAGCGTGAAATGGCCGCCGAGCGCATGGTGGCCAAGATCTCCGAGCTGGATCCCACCTTCTTCGATCGCTTCTCGAACGATCTGCGCAGCGGAAACCACCTCGTCATCGATCAGTTGCTCACCGAGACGAAGCAGATGACCCTGGACGCCGCCAACGCCCTGCGCAAGGACGCGGGGCTGCCCGAGGGCATGGATCTGAGTGACACGCACAACGCGCAGGCGGGAACCTGGTTCTACGTGGAGACCGTCGTGGCGGCGGCTGTCGCGGCCATCGTCGCCGTCGTCGTGACGCAGTTCGATGCGACGCCCCTGGTGGGTGACAGGGAGGTGACTCCTCTGCACCGTGACACCTGGGTGGACATCCTGGCCAACAAGCGCTTCGAGACCATGTAG